In one window of Pseudochaenichthys georgianus chromosome 5, fPseGeo1.2, whole genome shotgun sequence DNA:
- the ilrun gene encoding protein ILRUN has product MEGTDMDVDAELMQKFSCMGTTDKDVLISEFQRLLGFQLNPAGCAFFLDMTNWNLQAAIGAYYDFESPNVNTPSMSFVEDVTIGEGESVPPDTPFTKTWRIQNTGAESWPPGVSLKYIGGDQFGHVNTVMVKSLDPQEISDVSVQMRSPTAPGMYQGQWRMCTATGLFYGDVIWVILSVEVGGLLGVTQQLSSFETEFNTQPQRNVQEDFNPFASPQKNKHDATDDSFRDPGGAWERTQEPLQQDQNGLSHNAVNRASNGLQTNLSVVTYGQGIHGPYPFGQS; this is encoded by the exons ATGGAGGGCACGGACATGGACGTAGATGCGGAGCTCATGCAGAAGTTCAGCTGCATGGGCACCACGGACAAGGATGTCCTCATATCCGAGTTTCAGAGGCTGCTGGGCTTCCAGCTCAACCCGGCAGGCTGCGCATTCTTCCTGGACATGACCAACTG GAACCTGCAGGCTGCTATCGGTGCTTATTATGACTTTGAAAGTCCCAACGTCAACACGCCATCCATGTCCTTTGTTGAAGACGTGACAATTGGGGAAGGAGAGTCAGTTCCTCCGGATACGCCGTTCACAAAGACCTGGAGAATACAGAACACAG GTGCAGAGTCATGGCCACCTGGGGTTAGTCTCAAATACATTGGCGGGGATCAGTTTGGCCATGTAAACACAGTTATGGTAAAGTCACTAGACCCCCAAGAAATATCAGATGTGAGCGTGCAGATGCGAAGTCCCACAGCTCCAGGCATGTACCAGGGCCAGTGGAGGATGTGCACAGCCACCGGATTATTCTATGGAG ATGTAATCTGGGTGATTCTTAGTGTAGAAGTTGGAGGTCTCCTCGGCGTGACCCAGCAGCTGTCCTCCTTCGAGACAGAATTCAACACCCAACCCCAGCGCAACGTGCAGGAAGACTTCAACCCCTTCGCCTCGCCTCAGAAGAACAAGCACGACGCCACTGACGACAGCTTCAGAGACCCTGGCGGAGCGTGGGAACGCACACAAGAGCCACTCCAGCAAGATCAAAATGGACTGTCTCATAATGCTGTAAATAGGGCGTCGAATGGACTCCAAACCAATCTTTCTGTGGTGACTTATGGTCAG